One Lycium barbarum isolate Lr01 chromosome 5, ASM1917538v2, whole genome shotgun sequence genomic window carries:
- the LOC132642766 gene encoding palmitoyl-acyl carrier protein thioesterase, chloroplastic-like, giving the protein MWCSLFSASTSHFTIIKCSIPSENQESKNPINGNAVKLDLLKSKNGHIATKTSFAPCDDTLYTIPKSQIRQNIPSKKQLVDTYRQGLIVEGAYRQTVVIRSYEVGPDKVATIESILNLLQETALNHVWMSGLLSDGFGATHGMMKNNLIWVVSRMQVQIDHYPIWGEIIEIDTWVGASGKNGMRRDWQIRSQATGLVFARATSTWVMMNQKTRRLSKMPEEVRSEISPWFINKQSIKEENPIKIEKLDDTAKYVLSNLKPKRNDLDMNHHVNNVKYVRWMLEAIPDQFLESHQLSSIVLEYRRECGRADVVQSLCEPDDEGLLDDVLDNQHKRRISVLHGFLSASDILESFNQRSCSYTHLLQIKEQIKNEEIVRGRTSWKRKISFMPFHA; this is encoded by the exons atgtggtGTTCCCTTTTTTCTGCTTCCACATCCCACTTTACTATAATTAAATGTTCAAtcccaagtgaaaatcaagaatCCAAAAATCCAATTAATGGCAATGCTGTGAAATTGGATTTGTTAAAATCCAAGAATGGTCATATTGCAACAAAAACTTCATTTGCTCCTTGTGATGACACTTTGTACACTATTCCAAAGTCACAAATTAGGCAAAATATACCTTCAAAGAAACAACTTGTGGATACTTATAGACAAGGATTGATTGTTGAAGGGGCATATAGACAAACAGTTGTTATAAGGTCTTATGAAGTTGGACCTGATAAAGTTGCTACTATTGAAAGCATCCTTAACTTACTTCAG GAAACAGCATTGAATCATGTGTGGATGTCAGGACTACTTAGTGATGGATTTGGTGCTACACATGGGATGATGAAAAATAACCTCATATGGGTGGTATCAAGAATGCAAGTTCAGATAGATCATTATCCAATATG GGGTGAAATAATAGAGATTGACACATGGGTTGGAGCATCAGGCAAAAATGGGATGAGACGAGACTGGCAAATTAGAAGCCAGGCCACAGGCCTTGTATTTGCCAGGGCAACCAG TACATGGGTGATGATGAACCAGAAAACAAGGCGTCTGTCAAAGATGCCGGAAGAAGTGAGGTCTGAAATCTCACCATGGTTCATCAATAAACAATCCATCAAAGAGGAAAATCCTATTAAGATAGAGAAGTTGGATGACACTGCTAAATATGTCCTATCAAATTTGAAG CCAAAGAGAAATGATTTGGACATGAATCATCATGTAAATAATGTAAAATACGTTCGGTGGATGCTAGAG GCCATTCCTGACCAGTTTTTGGAGAGTCATCAGTTGTCTAGTATCGTGCTCGAATATAGGAGAGAATGTGGAAGAGCTGATGTTGTTCAATCACTTTGTGAACCTGATGATGAGGGACTTCTCGACGATGTTCTTGATAATCAACACAAGAGAAGAATTAGTGTACTTCATGGATTTTTGTCGGCATCGGACATTCTTGAGTCATTTAATCAAAGGTCATGTAGTTATACACATTTGCTTCAGATAAAAGAACAGATCAAGAATGAAGAAATTGTTAGAGGAAGGACTAGTTGGAAGAGAAAAATATCTTTCATGCCGTTTCATGCCTGA
- the LOC132641674 gene encoding CDP-diacylglycerol--serine O-phosphatidyltransferase 1-like, whose translation MEPNGHRKGNKRNSIAVQNGDISTLNIDDELDPWTAWANKPHTITLLLIGACLLIWASGVLSPQNTSSGDIVASVKRGVWAMIAVYLAYSLLQAPSTVLIRPHPAIWRLVHGMAVIYLVALTFLLFQKRDDAQQFMRYLHPDLGIELPERSYGADCRIYVAEIPTNRFKNLYDTLFDEFVLAHIIGWWGKAIMIRNQPLLWVLSIGFELMELTFRHMLPNFNECWWDSIILDILICNWFGIWAGMRTVRYFDGKTYEWVGISRQPNIMGKVKRTLGQFTPAHWDKDEWHPLLGPWRFIQVLSLCVVFLTVELNTFFLKFSLWIPPRNPLIVYRLVFWWLIALPTIREYNSYLQDRKPVKKVGAFCWLSLAICIVELLICIKFGHGLFPNPMPKWVVILWSCIGTGLMTSLAAWSWHLHRTMRRKRV comes from the exons ATGGAGCCTAATGGGCATAGAAAGGGTAACAAAAGGAATTCTATTGCTGTTCAAAATGGTGATATTAGCACATTGAATATTGATGATGAGTTGGATCCATGGACTGCCTGGGCGAACAAACCTCACACTATTACTTTGTTACTTATTGGTGCATGTTTACTCAT TTGGGCAAGTGGAGTTCTCAGTCCACAAAACACTTCTTCCGGTGATATTGTGGCATCTGTGAAAAG GGGTGTTTGGGCTATGATTGCGGTGTATCTTGCTTACTCTTTGCTGCAAGCCCCCTCGAC GGTGCTCATTAGGCCACATCCTGCCATTTGGCGCCTGGTTCATGGAATGGCTGTCATTTATCTTGTTGCTTTGACGTTTTTGCTTTTTCAG AAGCGGGATGATGCTCAGCAATTTATGAGATATCTGCATCCTGATCTCGGTATTG AACTACCTGAAAGATCCTATGGTGCTGATTGCAGAATCTACGTAGCTGAAATTCCCACAAACAGGTTTAAGAATCTTTAT GACACACTGTTTGATGAGTTTGTTTTGGCTCATATCATAGGGTGGTGGGGAAAGGCCATCATGATTCGTAATCAGCCTCTTTTGTGGGTTTTATCCATTGGATTCGAGTTGATGGAG CTTACCTTCCGCCACATGTTACCAAACTTCAACGAGTGTTGGTGGGACAGCATTATTCTTGACATATTGATCTGCAATTGGTTCG GTATATGGGCTGGAATGCGCACTGTTCGGTATTTTGACGGAAAAACATACGAGTGGGTTGGTATAAGCAGGCAACCAAATATCATGGGCAAG GTCAAGCGAACACTTGGACAATTTACTCCAGCACATTGGGATAAAGATGAATGGCATCCCCTTCTAGGTCCATGGCGGTTTATTCAAGTCCTCAGTCTCTGTGTTGTATTCTTGACTGTGGAGTTAAATACATTCTTCTTAAAGTTCTCTCTTTGGATTCCTCCAAGAAATCCTCTTATAGTGTATAGGTTGGTTTTCTGGTGGTTAATTGCGTTACCAACAATCCGCGAGTACAATTCTTACCTACAGGATAG AAAACCGGTGAAAAAGGTGGGAGCATTTTGTTGGCTTTCACTGGCGATCTGCATTGTTGAGCTCCTAATCTGCATCAAGTTTGGACATG GATTATTTCCGAACCCAATGCCGAAATGGGTGGTTATTTTATGGTCATGTATCGGCACTGGCCTTATGACATCCTTGGCTGCATGGTCGTGGCATTTACATAGAACGATGAGGAGAAAACGCGTTTGA